The Candidatus Curtissbacteria bacterium genome segment CGGACTCCTAAACAGAGGCCAAATTTACAATTTACCTGTAGTTTCAAAACCTCTTCTCGATTTTATTCCCCCTTATGATGGCGCCCCGCAATTTTTATTTATAACGATCGACAGGCTGCTCGTCGCATCAATAATCTCCATAGAATTATCAATTATTATCAACTTTTTATTCCACGACAATTGGACCTTTAAGCACAGATCTCACAAAGGTCACCAAGTTGTTAGGTTCTTTAAATTTAATATTACCTCCATCGGAAGCCCCATCATCCAGTTAGTGTCGATACTATTCTTCGCGAGGGCTCTAGGGATGCACGAACAGATAGGTTTAGCAGTCGGCGTAGTAATCGGATTATTTTTCAACTATTTTATTAATCTTCTGTGGATCTGGAGACCCGAACCCAAAGAAGCAGCTTTACAATAGACCAATCTTTATGCCCGCCTTCTTTCATAAAACCCTCAACTTGTCTGGGCAAAGGAAAATTCAGCTCGCCATCTTAGCCGTCGTTTTGGTTGCAGCAATCTTTTTGAGATTTTGGCAGATAAGAGAATACGTCATATTTTTAGGAGACGAAGGGAGAGATTCAATCGTCCTGAGGAATATGATAATAAACAAAAGGCCCACGTTTCTTGGCCCCACAGCATCTGTTGGCGGTTTCTATCTTGGCCCTATTTATTATTGGATGGCGGCACCATTTTTACTTTTGTCCGCTTTTGACCCGATCGGCCCCTCGTATCTTGTGGCCACAATCGGTGTTGCGACGGTCTTACTTCTATATAAATTTGTCAAAGATATAGTAGGTTTTTGGCCTGCAATTATCGCAAGCTCGCTTTATGCAACTGCACCTCTAATAGTTAGATATTCAAGATCATCCTGGAATCCAAATCCTCTACCGTTTTTTGCCCTACTCATGCTTTATATGATTTATCTTGGAATCAAAAAAAACAGCCTTAAATACTTTCTATTCGCGGGAATGAGCTTTGGAATCGCAATCCAATTGCATTACCTCGCGATTAACTTAATACCAATTGCCGCAATTATTGTGCTTCTTAATCTAAATTACCGGAAGCTACTGCCAGCACTTTTACTTGGTCTTGCCGGCTCGATTATAACCTTTTCTCCTTTTCTCCTTTTTGAGGTTAAACACAACTTCCCGAACTTCCGAACTATTTTAGAATTTGTGACCCGCGATGCAACACACGGCTACAAGTCTTATGACTTAATTAGCATCTTTGGCAACTTCGGCAATATATTTTTAGAGGAAATCTCAAAACTTAAAGGAACAATTATCACTAGAATTGTTTTGTGGGGTCTCGGCCTCGGTGCAATAGCAGGGGTTATAAAGTATTGGAAGGACAAAGACAAAAGGCTAGCATTTACACTAAGCGCTATTTGGTTCTTGGGCGGCCTTCTTTTTTTACGATTTTATACCGGGCAGATTTATGATTACTACTTCGGATTTATGTTCCCCGCGCCCTTTTTGCTTCTCGGAGT includes the following:
- a CDS encoding glycosyltransferase family 39 protein, with protein sequence MPAFFHKTLNLSGQRKIQLAILAVVLVAAIFLRFWQIREYVIFLGDEGRDSIVLRNMIINKRPTFLGPTASVGGFYLGPIYYWMAAPFLLLSAFDPIGPSYLVATIGVATVLLLYKFVKDIVGFWPAIIASSLYATAPLIVRYSRSSWNPNPLPFFALLMLYMIYLGIKKNSLKYFLFAGMSFGIAIQLHYLAINLIPIAAIIVLLNLNYRKLLPALLLGLAGSIITFSPFLLFEVKHNFPNFRTILEFVTRDATHGYKSYDLISIFGNFGNIFLEEISKLKGTIITRIVLWGLGLGAIAGVIKYWKDKDKRLAFTLSAIWFLGGLLFLRFYTGQIYDYYFGFMFPAPFLLLGVIIGPLWRKNLAKLIVIAFSIIAISWFLKNEFYTSPPNNIIKQTEEIAEAVIEKSEGKPYNFALISSSNSDHAYRYFLEIKGHKPTSLETLVTDQLLIVCESKDCHPLGHSLWEIAAFGRGEIVSEWELEDLGIKVVKLRHWPGAPSPAGKPAQKGA